The following are encoded together in the Acidobacteriota bacterium genome:
- a CDS encoding GreA/GreB family elongation factor, producing the protein MRIPQSTQDSLARGDIDAVEADWLAAIEGDLDVEQFLAITKGLVRLGEEDRVGTLLELLDDQLRERGMWAARLDLVRGAAHYFVRSGQVYDTVLDTLHELYRDRESDLTDLLQDLHLDQGRQHADKLWDKVDRLRNLLAFRPDDIVEMEGRGVGRIADVNMPLHVFKVDLEKVKGVSVGFRAAGKMLRLLPEGHVLRQKLEEPEQLEGLKPTELLERTLKSYDRPLTGAEVKVIVVGIIPERRWSSWWTSARKQPQVLSSGGPRQTYQWLEATDAEESLWREFQAAPNRQKVGLLRRAANQSQELRGRMAEALDRLSRALKDAQPALAFELRYALERFGAEPSWPAEDLLRNLPDPLEFFASVEQRAAREQGYALLPACRDDWLDVLERRFLLESDTKAIDAIAAVLEAETLSRCAARAQVQPHRTPAAFTWLVERAASEPALRQGRQSRLLNLLIQALRHEAFAPFRARIKALFDSGGTAPRLLPELTLDEARQAEVAIRHAALEDYRREPLLASLHLKFPDLQADQETESDDLYALPASIDAQREKLRELVEEEIPANRKAIEEARAMGDLRENFEYKSARQRHEYLTALATQLQQDLQRSTPIDIAGAACDRLRIGNQATLESDSGERRTLAILGPWESAPERGIISYESDLAGRLLGSEPGARVELDGKTFTLRTIEAVTATSVEPA; encoded by the coding sequence ATGAGGATCCCGCAAAGCACTCAAGACAGCCTGGCGCGCGGTGACATCGACGCAGTAGAAGCGGACTGGCTGGCCGCGATCGAAGGCGATCTCGACGTCGAGCAGTTCCTCGCCATCACCAAGGGCCTCGTCCGGCTGGGTGAAGAGGATCGTGTGGGCACGCTCCTCGAACTCCTCGACGACCAACTGCGGGAACGCGGCATGTGGGCCGCGCGCCTGGATCTCGTCCGCGGCGCCGCGCACTACTTCGTGCGCAGCGGACAGGTCTACGACACCGTTCTCGACACCCTGCACGAGCTCTACCGCGACCGCGAATCCGACCTGACCGACCTGCTCCAGGATCTCCATCTCGATCAGGGACGGCAGCACGCGGACAAGCTCTGGGACAAGGTGGACCGGCTCCGCAACCTGCTGGCGTTTCGGCCTGACGACATCGTGGAGATGGAGGGCCGTGGCGTCGGCCGAATCGCTGACGTCAACATGCCGCTCCACGTCTTCAAGGTGGACCTGGAGAAGGTGAAGGGAGTGTCGGTCGGATTCCGGGCAGCCGGCAAGATGCTCAGACTGCTGCCCGAAGGACACGTGCTCCGCCAAAAGCTCGAAGAACCGGAGCAGCTCGAGGGACTCAAGCCCACCGAGCTGCTCGAACGAACGCTCAAGAGCTACGACCGGCCGCTGACCGGCGCCGAAGTCAAGGTGATCGTCGTCGGCATCATCCCCGAGCGCCGGTGGTCGAGCTGGTGGACCAGCGCACGGAAACAGCCGCAGGTGCTGTCGTCCGGCGGCCCCCGCCAGACCTACCAGTGGCTCGAGGCAACGGACGCGGAGGAGTCGCTGTGGCGCGAGTTCCAGGCCGCGCCAAACCGCCAGAAGGTCGGGCTCCTCCGGCGGGCGGCCAACCAGTCGCAGGAACTCCGCGGGCGGATGGCGGAAGCGCTCGATCGCCTCAGCCGCGCACTCAAGGACGCTCAGCCAGCGCTTGCCTTCGAACTCCGCTACGCCCTGGAACGCTTCGGCGCCGAGCCTTCCTGGCCGGCCGAAGACCTGCTGAGGAACCTGCCGGACCCACTCGAGTTCTTCGCTTCCGTCGAGCAGCGCGCCGCCCGTGAACAGGGCTACGCGTTGCTTCCGGCCTGCAGGGACGACTGGCTCGACGTGCTCGAACGACGCTTCCTGCTGGAATCCGACACGAAGGCAATCGACGCGATTGCCGCGGTGTTGGAGGCGGAGACGCTGAGCCGCTGCGCCGCCCGTGCGCAGGTCCAGCCTCACCGCACCCCCGCGGCCTTTACCTGGCTGGTCGAACGGGCCGCTTCCGAGCCGGCGCTGCGGCAAGGTCGCCAGAGCCGCCTCCTGAACCTGCTGATCCAGGCACTGCGGCACGAGGCCTTCGCACCTTTCCGAGCCCGAATCAAGGCCCTGTTCGACTCCGGCGGCACTGCGCCCAGGCTCCTTCCTGAATTGACCCTTGACGAGGCCCGCCAGGCGGAGGTCGCGATCCGTCACGCAGCGCTCGAGGACTACCGTCGGGAACCGCTGCTGGCATCTCTCCACCTGAAGTTCCCCGACCTTCAGGCCGACCAGGAAACCGAAAGCGACGATCTCTACGCGCTGCCGGCGTCGATCGATGCGCAACGCGAGAAGCTGCGGGAACTGGTCGAGGAGGAGATTCCGGCCAATCGCAAGGCGATCGAGGAGGCGCGCGCCATGGGCGACCTGCGCGAGAACTTCGAGTACAAGTCCGCGCGCCAGCGCCACGAGTACCTCACCGCCCTGGCGACCCAACTGCAGCAGGACCTGCAACGCTCGACGCCGATCGACATCGCGGGCGCGGCCTGTGACCGCCTGCGCATCGGCAACCAGGCAACACTCGAATCGGACAGCGGCGAACGGCGCACCCTGGCCATCCTCGGTCCCTGGGAGAGCGCGCCGGAACGCGGCATCATCTCGTACGAGTCGGACCTCGCCGGTCGCCTGCTCGGATCAGAGCCGGGAGCGAGGGTAGAGCTGGACGGCAAGACCTTCACCCTGCGCACGATCGAAGCGGTTACCGCCACCAGCGTCGAGCCGGCCTAG
- a CDS encoding DUF4115 domain-containing protein produces the protein MSEQKPAPEERQASAQDQAPEARYERESFGSWLRGQREVRRVDLEAIAQSSKINIRYLELLEEDRFDLLPASIFVRGFLREYARIVGLDADEVLNFYLVASAGGEYERSTETAGSPASTWLVGRTVAILVGLAVVAAAIVWLTALDRDPGEDVETMAPPLTETAPEPPPAEPLQERALRVTMEFQGTSWVDVYVDGDRTVSELRVQGESLTVAADEEVRLTLSSVAVTTIEVNDEPFEHGAVDDEEIVISVPQRDVTP, from the coding sequence ATGAGCGAGCAGAAGCCGGCGCCTGAGGAACGTCAGGCGTCCGCGCAGGACCAGGCGCCCGAGGCCAGGTACGAACGGGAGTCGTTTGGATCCTGGCTCCGCGGCCAGCGCGAGGTTCGGCGCGTCGATCTGGAGGCGATCGCGCAGTCCAGCAAGATCAACATCCGCTACCTGGAGTTGCTGGAGGAGGACCGTTTCGACCTCCTTCCCGCCTCCATCTTCGTCCGGGGTTTCCTGCGCGAGTACGCCCGCATCGTCGGCCTCGATGCGGACGAAGTCCTCAACTTCTATCTTGTCGCTTCCGCGGGCGGCGAGTATGAGCGGTCCACGGAAACGGCCGGAAGCCCTGCGTCGACCTGGCTGGTCGGACGAACGGTGGCGATCCTCGTCGGTCTTGCGGTGGTCGCGGCCGCCATCGTCTGGCTTACCGCCCTGGACCGGGATCCCGGCGAGGACGTGGAGACGATGGCGCCCCCGCTGACCGAGACGGCGCCGGAACCGCCGCCAGCCGAGCCGCTGCAGGAGCGTGCCTTGCGGGTCACGATGGAGTTCCAGGGGACGAGTTGGGTCGACGTCTATGTGGACGGCGATCGAACGGTTAGCGAGCTGCGGGTGCAGGGGGAGTCCCTGACCGTTGCGGCCGACGAAGAGGTGCGGCTCACGCTGAGCAGCGTGGCTGTGACGACGATCGAAGTGAACGACGAGCCCTTCGAGCACGGAGCGGTCGACGACGAGGAGATCGTGATCTCCGTCCCACAGCGGGACGTCACCCCCTAG
- a CDS encoding nodulation protein NfeD: MNAPKLAGSARLILAFILILLPLALLAAGPALEAEGDGVAAEPEVGSESDVAPPADGDAASASDLDAEAGPEVIVARIDSAIQVVVAEFMEQVTTEADLARAEALIVELSTPGGEMQAMRAVFTAFLEADTPVVVYVSPSGSQAASAGFFILLGADVAAMAPGTNTGAAHPVAGGGGDIPGAMGDKVTQDAAATARSLAARRGRDQELAEEAVTESRSFSAEEALEAGLVDLVAPSLQSLLVELDGRVVEKRGQERTLRTRDASVRRVEMSAFQRIRSTIAHPNIAILLMSLGSIGLIFEITHPGAIFPGVVGAICLILGLWAMSVLPINYAGLALLLLAGVLWVLEIKIPSFGMLTLAGAISFCLGAMMLFRDADPALQASLRLVVAIGITIGLLALALGRLALKAQFRRVATGSEGLLDELGLVSSGIAVGEPGKVRLHGEIWNAEADVAVAEGDRVRVVQVDGMTLHVEPVRDS; this comes from the coding sequence ATGAACGCTCCGAAGCTGGCAGGTTCGGCGCGGCTGATCCTTGCCTTCATCCTGATCCTCCTCCCGCTGGCGCTGCTCGCCGCCGGACCGGCGCTGGAAGCAGAGGGCGATGGCGTTGCCGCGGAACCGGAAGTCGGGTCGGAATCCGATGTGGCTCCGCCGGCCGACGGGGATGCGGCCAGCGCGTCCGACCTCGACGCGGAGGCCGGGCCGGAGGTCATCGTCGCGAGGATCGACTCGGCGATCCAGGTCGTCGTGGCTGAATTCATGGAGCAGGTGACGACCGAGGCGGATCTGGCCCGAGCCGAGGCGCTCATCGTGGAGTTGTCGACCCCGGGCGGCGAGATGCAGGCCATGCGCGCCGTCTTCACCGCGTTTCTGGAAGCCGACACGCCGGTCGTCGTGTACGTCTCCCCGAGCGGCTCCCAGGCGGCATCGGCCGGCTTTTTCATCCTGCTCGGCGCGGACGTTGCGGCGATGGCGCCCGGCACGAACACGGGCGCCGCCCACCCCGTGGCGGGCGGAGGTGGAGACATCCCGGGCGCGATGGGCGACAAGGTCACCCAGGACGCGGCGGCGACCGCCCGATCGCTCGCGGCGCGTCGCGGCCGCGACCAGGAGCTCGCCGAGGAGGCGGTGACCGAGAGTAGGTCGTTCTCGGCCGAGGAGGCGCTCGAAGCGGGCCTCGTCGATCTGGTCGCCCCCAGCCTGCAGTCGCTGCTGGTCGAACTCGACGGTCGCGTGGTCGAGAAGCGCGGCCAGGAGAGGACGCTCAGGACCCGCGACGCCTCGGTCCGCCGCGTCGAGATGTCCGCCTTCCAGCGGATCCGTTCGACGATCGCGCACCCGAACATCGCGATCCTTCTCATGTCCCTGGGCTCGATCGGTCTGATCTTCGAAATCACCCACCCGGGTGCGATCTTCCCCGGTGTCGTCGGCGCCATCTGCCTGATCCTGGGACTCTGGGCGATGTCCGTGCTGCCGATCAACTACGCCGGACTGGCGCTGCTCCTGCTGGCCGGCGTGCTCTGGGTGCTGGAGATCAAGATTCCGAGCTTCGGCATGCTGACGCTTGCCGGCGCGATCTCGTTCTGTCTCGGGGCCATGATGCTGTTCCGGGACGCCGATCCCGCGTTGCAGGCGAGTCTCCGGCTGGTCGTGGCGATCGGCATCACGATCGGCCTCCTGGCGCTGGCTCTGGGACGCCTGGCGCTCAAGGCTCAGTTCAGGCGGGTGGCGACCGGCAGCGAGGGACTGCTCGACGAACTCGGGCTGGTCAGCAGCGGCATCGCCGTCGGCGAGCCCGGCAAGGTCCGGTTGCACGGTGAGATCTGGAACGCGGAAGCGGATGTCGCCGTGGCCGAGGGCGACCGCGTCCGGGTCGTCCAGGTGGATGGGATGACCCTGCACGTGGAACCGGTTCGGGACTCGTGA
- a CDS encoding slipin family protein: protein MTTLPFIGFLVVAGLFLLTRWINVLAEYERAVVFRLGRILEKPKGPGLVLVLWPIDRMVKVSLRTVVLDVPPQDIITKDNVSVKVNAVVYFRVLEPTKAIVEVENFLFATSQLAQTTLRSILGQTELDQLLSERETLNDQLQTVIDQQTDPWGIKVSMVEVKHVDLPQEMQRAMAKQAEAEREKRAKVIHASGELQASESLAQAANAISANPVTLQLRYLQTLSDIATERNSTILFPLPLELLRAFGSFLGPSRQEPEE from the coding sequence ATGACCACCCTTCCGTTCATTGGCTTCCTCGTCGTTGCGGGCCTCTTCCTGCTCACCAGGTGGATCAACGTCCTGGCCGAATACGAGCGTGCCGTCGTGTTCCGGCTGGGCCGGATTCTGGAAAAGCCGAAGGGACCCGGCCTGGTGCTGGTGCTGTGGCCGATCGACCGCATGGTCAAGGTCTCGCTGCGCACCGTGGTGCTGGACGTGCCGCCTCAGGACATCATCACCAAGGACAACGTCTCCGTGAAGGTGAACGCGGTCGTCTACTTCCGCGTGCTGGAACCGACCAAGGCGATCGTGGAAGTCGAGAACTTCCTGTTCGCGACCAGTCAGTTGGCGCAGACCACGCTGCGGTCGATCCTCGGCCAGACGGAACTGGACCAGTTGCTTAGCGAGCGGGAGACACTGAACGACCAGCTCCAGACGGTGATCGACCAGCAGACCGACCCCTGGGGCATCAAGGTCTCCATGGTCGAGGTCAAGCACGTCGACCTGCCGCAGGAGATGCAGCGCGCGATGGCCAAGCAGGCCGAGGCGGAGCGCGAAAAGCGCGCCAAGGTGATTCACGCCAGCGGCGAGCTCCAGGCCTCCGAGTCCCTCGCCCAGGCGGCCAACGCGATCAGCGCGAATCCGGTCACGCTCCAGTTGCGTTACCTGCAGACGCTCTCGGACATCGCCACGGAACGGAACTCGACCATTCTCTTCCCGTTGCCGCTTGAGCTGTTGAGGGCCTTCGGGAGCTTCCTGGGCCCATCGCGGCAAGAACCCGAAGAGTGA